The following are from one region of the Pocillopora verrucosa isolate sample1 chromosome 3, ASM3666991v2, whole genome shotgun sequence genome:
- the LOC131774606 gene encoding beta-1,4-N-acetylgalactosaminyltransferase 3, with protein sequence MFGFISPSISGKYYFAISSSGNSELWLSSDDSSANLRKIAFLGSRENPGQGQPGNYSQNATQVSTAFYLTKNRKYLINVLHKHHSGRVHLLVTWRLEGDTVFGIVTSEYLWAAMNDSHVPDNAVGLSDYQEGSQQSRDFILPFVIWEDMKAVLPECLYEPSYLVKHKLIRFQGARNKSNTHFASVYPPDTTNNSLALMENEDIWWQENAAGNLLTNPNKAQGVAHMFMDALEGKYPQHYAFQEIVSVEHVLDPQKGDRFLLELRLTDRQNRGSVLFSEYVYKPLEGDSLCYPAGFRWKKNAIVNVIVPVRKSGRWALYFIKNIAEVVRQTQDFNIHVIIVDYESKDIDIEAVLKRSSIQWYSLVKISGDQDFQRALALQRGAEAVKDPHSILFMCDLHLKIPSHLITTIRKHCVEGKMAFAPVVKRLRCGYYPELPFGYWETLGFGLLAIYKSDFDHVGGMNVQEFTGWGGEDWELLDRILMSGIEVERLKIPHFYHFYHPSVGGNQRVGA encoded by the exons ATGTTTGGCTTTATTTCACCATCTATTAGCGGTAAGTATTACTTCGCCATTTCTTCGAGTGGAAATTCGGAACTGTGGTTGAGCTCCGATGATTCTTCAGCTAATCTTCGGAAAATTGCTTTTCTCGGTTCTCGTGAAAATCCTGGTCAAGGACAACCTGGAAATTATTCCCAAAACGCGACACAGGTTTCTACAGCTTTCTACTTGACAAAAAATAGGAAATATCTTATCAACGTACTTCACAAACATCATTCTGGCAGAGTTCATCTGTTGGTGACTTGGAGATTAGAGGGTGACACGGTATTCGGTATTGTGACCAGTGAATATCTGTGGGCTGCTATGAATGACAGTCACGTGCCTGATAACGCTGTTGGATTGTCTGATTACCAAGAAGGGTCACAACAATCACGTGACTTCATTCTACCTTTTGTTATTTGGGAAGATATGAAGGCTGTGTTGCCTGAGTGTTTGTATGAACCAAGTTATTTGGTCAAACATAAACTGATTCGATTCCAG gGTGCTCGAAATAAAAGTAACACACATTTTGCTTCAGTTTATCCTCCGGATACCACTAATAACTCTCTCGCATTAATGGAAAATGAAGATATCTGGTGGCAGGAAAATGCAGCTGGCAATCTTCTAACAAATCCGAACAAGGCTCAGGGTGTGGCCCATATGTTCATGGATGCTTTAGAAGGAAAATATCCTCA GCATTACGCATTTCAGGAAATAGTTTCAGTTGAGCACGTACTCGACCCTCAGAAAGGCGATCGCTTCCTTCTAGAATTACGCTTAACTGATAGACAAAATCGTGGGAGCGTGCTGTTCTCCGAATACGTGTACAAGCCCCTTGAAGGAGACAGTTTGTGTTATCCTGCAGGATTCCGCTGGAAGAAAAATGCTATTGTGAATGTTATAGTTCCTGTGAGAAAATCTGGTCGCTGGGCACTTTATTTTATAAAGAACATTGCAG AAGTAGTTCGTCAAACTCAGGACTTCAACATACACGTCATCATCGTTGACTATGAGAGCAAGGACATCGACATAGAAGCCGTGCTAAAAAGGAGTTCTATTCAGTGGTACTCGCTGGTGAAGATATCTGGGGACCAGGACTTCCAGAGAGCCTTGGCCCTTCAGCGTGGAGCTGAGGCTGTAAAGGATCCTCATAGCATACTCTTCATGTGCGACCTTCACTTAAAGATCCCTTCACATCTGATTACCACCATCCGCAAG CATTGCGTAGAAGGGAAAATGGCTTTCGCACCAGTAGTGAAAAGACTTCGTTGTGGTTACTATCCTGAGCTTCCATTTGGTTACTGGGAAACACTTGGATTTGGTCTACTTGCAATTTATAAGTCTGACTTTGATCACGTGGGAGGAATGAACGTACAGGAGTTTACTGGATGGGGAGGAGAGGACTGGGAACTACTGGACAGGATCCTTATGTCCGGGATAGAGGTGGAGCGACTCAAAATCCCGCATTTCTATCATTTTTACCATCCATCTGTTGGTGGCAATCAAAGGGTAGGAGCGTGA
- the LOC131774642 gene encoding kelch-like protein diablo has protein sequence MADEIEEIKFHIIKNSDKSNGIANGIEKADFSTFRGDIIVCCGGYEGRFELDTVEAFCVNTNTWVDLPPMPVECDSLTAGAYGSAVFVAGGSDRKKPLNNVSMFDWQERAWRKLAPMVTARSYSCGTMDKSRACLLVAGGFNNRELDSMEIFDVKTERWLKAPAMPTARTKSGGAIVGDYFAVVGGDEFGRPTDTIQCFNLKTEKWETFPAMSTKRRRCAVVAVGEKLVVAGGLTLGDYSLDTIEMFDLRNRKWFDLPNMPCTRFGCGACVINSQMFLCGGNEKLRMKAYSNRLDSFDLMTHTWEILPNMAHRRIHPVAVSVSV, from the exons ATGGCTGACGAGATTGAGGAGATTAAGTTCCATATCATCAAGAATTCTGATAAATCCAACGGTATTGCTAACGGGATTGAGAAAGCGGACTTTAGTACCTTCAGAGGGGACATCATAGTATGCTGTGGAGGATACGAAGGGAGATTCGAGCTGGATACAGTAGAGGCATTCTGTGTGAACACAAACACCTGGGTTGATCTACCTCCAATGCCAGTCGAATGCGACAGTTTAACTGCAGGGGCTTATGGGAGTGCTGTGTTCGTGGCCGGAGGATCTGACAG GAAAAAGCCTCTTAATAATGTGTCAATGTTTGACTGGCAAGAACGAGCTTGGAGGAAACTGGCCCCGATGGTCACAGCTCGCTCATACTCCTGTGGAACCATGGATAAATCGCGGGCTTGTCTGCTAGTGGCAGGGGGATTTAATAACAGAGAGCTGGACTCCATGGAAATTTTTGATGTGAAGACTGAAAGATGGCTGAAAGCTCCTGCTATGCCAACAGCTCGTACAAAATCTGGGGGAGCTATCGTGGGAGATTACTTCGCTGTG GTGGGTGGGGACGAATTTGGTCGTCCAACCGATACAATCCAATGTTTCAACTTGAAAACGGAGAAGTGGGAAACGTTTCCCGCCATGAGCACGAAACGTCGACGGTGCGCAGTCGTAGCCGTGGGTGAGAAGCTTGTTGTGGCGGGAGGTCTGACGCTTGGTGACTATTCGCTAGATACCATAGAAATGTTTGATCTGCGCAACCGGAAATGGTTTGATCTTCCCAACATGCCTTGCACGCGATTCGGCTGTGGTGCGTGCGTAATAAATTCACAAATGTTTCTCTGTGGTGGCAACGAGAAGTTGAGAATGAAGGCGTATTCAAACCGGCTTGACTCGTTTGATCTGATGACGCATACCTGGGAAATCCTTCCAAATATGGCACACCGTAGGATCCATCCTGTTGCAGTGTCCGTCAGTGTTTAA